The window TCGGCCCCCGCAAGACGGGCAACGGCCTGGACCCGGCCGGAGATTTCGTCCAGGCGCGAGGGAACCGCGCTGCGCTGGCTGGACAGGATCGTCATGCGGCCGTTCTGTAGTTGAACGGTTGCCAGATTGTTCGATGTTTCCACCAGCCCCTCGATGGCCGTTGACATGCCGGCCACGCCATGGGGCAAGGCCAGCAGGAGATCGACGGCCCGTCGGGTTTCCTCGGCAGTGGCGCCCCTGTCGGTCTGCAGGGATTCAGGAACTGCCTTGATATACAGGTTGGGTTCCTTGTCCTCATACTCCTGCTTTATGCGGCCGGCCATATCTTCAACCGCTCGGACCACCGATGGATACGCCGATGCGTCGCACGCCAGGATGGCGGTGGCGTCCCGGGCAATGGCATTGTGCCGTGTACCGCCGTCGAAGGAAATCAGACGGCAAGGCGTGCCCTGCAGCACATGGTCGAGAACCCGCGCCAGGAGCTTGTTGGCATTGGCACGTGGTTTATGAATATCGATGCCCGAATGGCCGCCTCTGAGCCCGCCCACCACCACCCGGAGCGCCTGGCTTCCCTTGGACAAAGGTTCTGTCTGCAACGGTAAGACCATGGTGATATCCCTGCCGCCGGCGCACCCGATGGTAAACACGCCTTCGTCCTCGGAATCGAGGTTGATCAGGATTTTTCCAGTAATCAGATCGTGCGCCATTGCCTTGACCCCGTTGAGCCCGGTCTCTTCGTCCACCGTGAAGAGCAGCTCCAGGGGTGGATGCTTTACCGCTTCACCATCGGCCAGCGCCAGGGCATATGCGATGGCAATGCCGTTATCGGCCCCCAGGGTCGTACGATCAGCGGTCAGCCAATCGCCTTCCATGTGGCTGCAAACCGGGTCGCTGGTAAAATCATGGGGGGAATCCGGTGTCTTTTCGCACACCATATCCATGTGGCCCTGTAGGATTACGCAGGGCGCCATTTCATATCCCGGGCTGGCGGGGACCCGTATGACCAGATTGCCCACCGCATCACCTTTTGTTGAAAGCCCTCTTTGGCCGGCCCAACGTTGGAGCCATTCCCGTATGCGACCCTCTGCCTTCGAACAGCGTGGAATGGCATTGATCCGCTCAAAGTAGTCCAAAACAATTCTCGTGTTTTCGTCCATGGCACTATCCTTTGCTTTCGGTCGTCACGTGATCTTGTCCCAGGCGGTGGGCCGATCGCCATGCGTGGCAAAGCATAAAAGAGGGGTAGAACATTGTCAATGCTTATGCATTATTATTTAAAATTCAGATCGTTAAGGTAATCGTGGCCATTTGTTAGTTGACTTTTTGCCTTAAGTATGGTCGAAAAACGAACCGCTTGTAGGTCCTATGGCCCGTCGGGTGCAAGGTTGCCGGGAAACAGCGGGCCTGACCCATCATAAACCACTGTGAATCGTAATTGCCGGAGGGTGTGACCCCATGATCTTTGATCTATCAAGAATCGCCGCCAACAATGGCTGGGCAATGGCCTTCACCGGAGCCATCCTGGTCATGTTGGGGTTGTCTATACTGGCCCTTATAATTTCTCAACTGCATAAAATAATAGGGTTTTTTGAAAGGCAGGCCAAGGGCCTGCCTGTGGAAGAAAGCAAACCGGCGCCGGTCAGCCACGCAGACTTGCTCAACGATCTGGAGGCCACGATCACACTCTACCAGTCTTTGACGGCTGGCATGGGAGAGCGATTCGACCTCGCCCAACTCTATCGGTTGGCCAAAAAGGACCAGCTGCCCCACCCACACCTAACCTTGCGAACTCTTAGAGAGAACGGTCTCTTGATTGCCGCCGGTGACGGCACGTTTTCTTGGAAGAACGCTTAACCAGACGATCGCCCAACGAGCGATCGATCATCGACCCATCGAGGTACCCTGACCTATGGAACTGGCTTTAGACTTCTTGAAAAACACCGGCTTTGCGATGGCCGACTGGCGCTACTTGATGATGATTCTCGTCGGGATTCTCTTCTGTTATCTCTCGATCGCCAAAAAGTACGAACCCCTGCTGCTGCTGCCCATCGGGTTTGGCATCATCATCGGCAATATTCCCTTTTTCAAGGGGTTTGGGTTGGGCATCTACGAAGACAACAGCGTGTTGCACTATCTTTACTTCGGTGTTACCAGTGGACTCTATCCGTCCATCGTCTTTCTCGGACTGGGCGCGATGACCGATTTTTCCTCCATGCTCGCCAGGCCCAAGCTGATGCTGCTTGGCGCCGCTGCCCAAATGGGCATCTACTTCACATTGCTCAGCGCACTCGCCCTCGGCTTTACACCCCAGGAAGCGGCCTCCGTAGGCATTATTGGCGGCGCCGACGGGCCGACCTCCATCTTCCTCACCGCCAAGCTTGCGCCGCATCTGATCGGACCCGTGGCCATTGCCGCCTACTCCTACATGGCGCTCATCCCCATCATACAACCTCCGATCATGCGGCTTTTGACCACACGGCGAGAACGCCTGATCCGCATGCCCGATACCGAGCGGCATGTCTCACGCAAGGAGCTCGTCTTTTTTCCCGTTGTGGGCGTTCTGCTCTGCTGTTTCCTGGCACCGGCATCCATTCCATTGTTGGGGCCCTTCTTCCTGGGGAATATCCTGAAGGTTTCCGGGGTGGTCGACCGTCTCGCCAAAACCGCCAGTTCGGCCGTCATCGACACGGCCACCATTTTCCTGGGATTTACAGTCGGTGCCAGCACCCAGGCCGATGTGTTCATCACGCCCAAGGCATTGGGTATCTTTTTTCTCGGATCCATCGCCTTTTCCATAGCCACGGCCTCCGGTGTTCTTTTTGCCAAACTCATGAACCTTTTTCTTAAGGAAAAAATCAACCCGTTGCTAGGCGCCGCTGGCGTCTCAGCGGTTCCGGGGTCTGCGCGTGAAGTCCACTTGACCGCTCAGAAAGAAGATCCAGGCAACTATTTGCTGATGCACGCCATGGCCTGCAATGCATCGGGTGTCATCGGCTCTGCCATTTGCGCCGGTATCTTGTGGAGCTTCATGATGGGTTGACCCAAAGGAGCATCCGCCATGATCGCCAAAATTTTGATCAAAAGACGCTTCAAGGAAGGAAAGACCCCTCAGATTCTTTCGCTGCTCAACGACCTTCGTTCACGCGCCATGCATCAGCCCGGTTACATTTACGGGGAAACCCTTTCAAAAAAGGGCTTTCCGTTGAATTTGATTGTCATCAGTACCTGGCAGAGTCCTGAGCACTGGTACGAGTGGCGGGATAGCCAGGAGAGAAGACAACTCGAATCTATTTTAGAGCTGTATCAAACCCGCCCTACCGATTACGAAGAGTTCCTGCTCGGCTTCCCGCTCAGCTCCGAATAGTACTACGGCTTTTCGACTGACAGGCAGTTGTCTTACCGGCTCACGGTGCTTTTCACCAATGGATTGGGGCACGTCGGAGATATGGCGCTCTTAGGTTGCGCTGCGTGCAGAAGCGCTGGAAATATCTCAAGGATTCGTGTATCAAGATTTGAAGATTCAACTGGTCACCGAACCCCACTCACCCCTAAGCTTTGAGGTCAACCCAATGAAACAATGGAAATGCACGGTCTGCGGCTACATTAACAAGGGCGACACGCCTCCCGAAACGTGCCCGGTTTGCGGTGCCGATCGGTCTCTTTTCATACTGCTCGAGGAAGCAGGAGATATTGCACCAGCCCCGGCGGAAGGGGACGCGAGCTCAGGGGTCAACGAAAACTCCAGGTGGCGTTGTTCTGTATGCGGCTACATTCATACCGGTAGCAGCCCTCCGGAAAAATGTCCGGTGTGTGGTGCGGACCGGAGTCAATTCGTCTTGTTACCTGAGGATCCGGCGGAATCAGAACAGGGCGAGCATTCATCGGCTGAGGAGAATATAACCGATGACGAAAGTCCAAAAGCCGGCGGTCGGGACCCGTCCAGTTTCATACCCGAACGATTTAGAGACATCAGCTTGAAGCTGACCGAATTGCACGGTCACCCGATCGCCGTCCACATCCCAAACGGCGTTCTACCCATCTCCGTGATGTTCGTTTTTCTCTCGCTTCTTTTTGGCTCAGAAGCCTTGGCGACAGCCGCAAAGGTGAACATTATCATGGTTGCCCTCACCATGCCCATCGTCATTGTCACCGGAATGATCGACTGGATCAACACTTTCAAAGGTCGCATGACAGAGGTCTTCCGGATCAAAATGATTTGTGCCGGAGTTGTCACATTTTTATCCATCATCCTTGCCATCTGGTGGTTGGTGGATCCAGACCTTTATGCCCAAGGTCTGTTCAACAATTTTTTCTTTTTCCTGCTTCACCTGGTTGACCTGGCTGCCGGCGCCATTGCAGGCTGGTATGGCGGAAAACTGGTTTTTCGCACAAAGTAAGTTCAAATAGAGTCAAAAGGTTCCCACTGAAGTGATTTTCCCTCGCAAAGCCTTTATTTGTAAGGCTTTGCGAGGCCATCTCACCAGGGCTCAAATTTTAAACGATCAGCGTCAGCCGCATACCGCGGGGCCCATTTTCAGGATCGCCACGTAAACAGCCTATCGACCCCACTGGCGCCTTTGAATCGCAGCAGCGCCCCACCCGCGGTTTTCAGCACCCCATACCACCTCGAAACCCACGGGCAACTGACTGAACAGCCGAGATTTTTCTTCCGGCCGGAAACCGGTGATGATCCAATACCCTTCCGGACCGGTATGGCGCACCATATCGGGCATCAGGCGCACCAGGGTTGGGGGTCGCAAATTGGCCATAATGAGTTTGAAAGAGGATGGACGAATCGCAGCCAGCTCACCGGCAACGACATGAACTCGCATAGACAGCCCATTGCTATGGACATTTCTCATGGCCTCACAGCAGGCCAATTGATCGAGATCAATGGCGACGGCGTGGCCTAACCCCAGCCGCACTGCGACCATTGCCAATATGCCGGTTCCGGTTCCGATATCCAGAACAGCCGGTATTGCCGAAGGGCTAGTGTTTTGGCAAATATCGACAACCCAATCCATGGCTTCGATCGCCAACTGGGTCGTGGGATGGTCCCCTTGTCCAAAAGCGGCACCATCCGTCACCGTAACCTCATTCGCAGCCATCCTTGATGGGTGTTGAGAAGATACGGTTTCAAGAGACAATCCCGGCGATGCGGGCCCCCGGCAACGCGTGCCGAGTTCTATGTAGGAGGATGAAAAATGGCTTGAATAGGTCAAAAGACCCTTTTGGACCAGTTCACGGAGAATGGCTCTAAAAATCGGTCGGCTCACATCAGGAAAATAGGCGGCAAGCGCCTGCGCCAGACCAGAGGGGGTGATACGCAGGTATTTCTGGCTCAACAGATGGTGAATATGGTGTCCTACGCGCTGAAAGGTAACGGTATCAATTTCCATTTCCAAGCTTTATTTTTAGACAGGATTACTTTTCGATCCCTTTGAGTTGCTCCCTATACCAGGACGCAAATTCAAACATCCCGATAAAGCGATCATCGGCATTGATGATTCCCAGCGCCATTTCCAGGACCCCGCGGCTGTAAGCGTTGGTGCGCCGTTCAGGAGCTCTTGTTTGGAGGAAATCCCCCACCAGCTGTTGCGTGGTGCGCTGGGTAGGATCGCGGCGAATATCGATGGGATCCTTGGGAACCTCGAACGGGTCCCATCGATCGTAGCCGATCCGGTCAATTCTCCGGCGGGCGCGCGGTGACATGGCATCGAAAATTGCCTTTTTCCTTTGAGCGGCATCATCCTGCGTCATGCTCGTGCCCCCTATTTTTCCTCTGTTGATCTATCTTTCAATTTTACGCCAAGATAATCCTCGGTGTAATCGGTCAAAAGCGCCATGGACAAGGGCACCAACATATCCGCCAATTTAGAATAGCGACTCTCAACCCCCTGCGCCAAGGCCGTCGAGATCTCATAAAGGCGCTGATAAATGGCGTCCAGCTTCACGGTCGGGTAGGCAACCCCCTCTTTAAAACCGCTGATACCACAGGAATGTGCGCGGCCTCCAATCTCGGTGGGAATCCCATACAGTCGACAGGTTATCGGCCGAACCTCATAAATGGCACACAGATTATTCTCATCCAAAGCCGGGCATCGAACACGCTTCAAAGCCATGTCCTCCAGAATTTCATCTTCCGGCTTTCCTTTTTCCAAGGCCTGGACTGCCACCTTCTTGATACGACAAATATCCCGATCCGCCCTGTTGGCACGCTCGATCAATTGTTCGCGCCGGTCCCCTGTAAACATTCGATCGAAATTTTCTTTGATATACACCGCCTCGATCAAGGTTAAATCAAACAAAGCGTTGCAACAATCGGAACAGGCTTCCTTACACAAGACACAATCGCCATATTCCTGTTGGACCCGGCGAAACGCATCATCCACTTTTTCGACCAATAGGCGATATTCTTTAAAAAATGGCTCGAAATCCATCTGGTATCTCCTGACTGTTTCACGTGAAACAATTGTGTGCCGGCACTATTTGCCGATACAGAATTTATTAAAAATTGAATCCAACACCCTTTCATCCGAACGATCCCCGGTTATCCTTCCGAGCGCCAAAAGGGCTTCCTCCAGCTCCAAACAGACCAACTCCTCTCCATCATGGCGCTTCAGTATGTCGGTCGCCCGACTGGTGGCGCCCAGCGCCACCTCCAGAAGCCCCTGGTGTCGGACACTGGTGACGATATTCTCTTGTACCTGAAATTCCCCGGATTGCAAACACCTGTGAGAGATAACCGCCTTAAGTTGCGATAACCCGATTCCATTTTGGGCGGATATTATGACATGATCGATCTGCGCCATTTCCTTTGGACACGGCGGAATCGCATTCTCCTCTGCCAGGTCAATTTTATTTACAACTAAAACGGTCTTTGCCAGATCAAGGATCTGGAGGATCGACAAGTCCTCTGGAGCCCATGGAAGTTGGGCGTCGATAACAAACAGAATGAGGTCCGCCTCATCCAGGCGTTCTCGGGTCTTGCGCATGCCAATGATCTCGATCGGATCATCGCTCTCTCTCAATCCTGCCGTATCTGCGATGTGAATGGCATGATTGTCGATAAACAGCGTCTCTTCGACGGTGTCGCGGGTAGTCCCCGGTATAGGGGTGACAATAGCCTTGTCTTTCCCTACCAACACATTCATCAGGCTCGATTTCCCGACGTTAGGGCGCCCGACGATCACCAAACGAACGCCCTCTTTGATTAGCCGCCCCCTATGAACAGTCTCCAGCAAATGCTTTATGGGCGCAATGATCCCATTTTCTAAAGAATCGATCCAACCGGTCCTCTGCTTGGACAGGTCTATGTCCACCTCTTCTGGAAATTCAATGCCCGCCTCGAGATCTGTTAAGACTTCGACAATGAGCGAACACAGATCATCGATTTGACGTCTGAGCCCACCCTCCAATTGTCGGGCAGCGATCGCCAACGCGCCATCGCTTCTGGCATTGATGATATCGGCAACCGCTTCCGCCTGACTGAGATCGATTCGTCCGTTGAGATAAGCTCGTCGGGTAAACTCACCTGGTTCCGCGAGCCTGGCTCCCGAAAATAGCACCAGGTCGAGTATTTTGGTTAGGGTCAGCGTGCCGCCATGGGAATGTATCTCGACCACGTCTTCGCGCGTGTAGGTTTTTGGCGCCTTCATGGCTGCCAGCAAGACTTCATCGATGACGCGGCTCGACGCCGGCTCCCGTATAAATCCATGAACTAAACGGTGGGATGGAATTGCGGTTTCCTCGTTCTCTGCCGTCAAACCGCTGTCTATACTTCTTACGAAAAGCTTCCGCGCGATGGCATAGGACTCCGGGCCGGATAGCCGAACAATACCGATACCTCCGGCGCCCTCCGCGGTAGCGATAGCTGCAATGGTGTCATTACGGAACTCGGATTCCCTTGCAAACGTCGTCATCAAATTCGGCCTGACTTCTTTGCTCTCGCCCTCCGTTTCTACGTGATCGAGGGACGATACCCGCTCAATTGGACCTCTGATGCCGCTTGCGTTTTGGAAAAATGATCAGCTTTCTATAGTTTCCGTCGCCGACACTTTGGGTTCGAACGGCTTGATTGTCTTTCAGATGCAGATGAACGATCCGTCTATCGTAGGCGTTCATTTGGCCGATGGTCACGGGCTTGTTAATTTTCTGGGCCTTCTCGGCCATTTTGGTAGCCATTCGTTTCAGGTTGGATTGACGCGTGTCGAGATATCCCTCGACATCGACCAATACTCTCAAACGGTTATCATTATTTTTGTTAACGATTTTTTCGATCAAATATTGTATCGCCTCGAGGGTCTGGCCTCGCTTTCCGATCAAAAGACCACTATTACCGCCCTCGATTTTAAAAATGATCCTGTGATTCTTGTGCTCGGCGGTGATCGTGGCCCCCTCTGATATGGCATCGACGATGCGCTGAAGCGCCTGTTTACCACAATCCAAGTCTACTGATGAAACGACCTGCGCTTCTTCTGTCTTTTCTTCGATGCCAAACGCGCTCTTGACCAGATCCTTGGCTTTTTGTTTTGCCTCTCGATGGAGGGAACCCTTAAAATGGCTTGTTTTTACACGTATTTTGGCCTTTTTGACCCCTACTAATCCAAAGATTCCCGTAGATCCGTAGGAGATGACATCGTAACTCAATTGATCCAAGGGCAGATCCAGTTCCTTAGAGGCTTTTTCCAAAGCCTTGTCTACACTCTTGCCTTCATATTCTATAAAATCTGTCATGCCTAAACCTCCAGACATTAGGCTACTTTTTTCATTGTGTAATATTGCTGCGATATGGACACGAGGTTGCTGATGAGCCAATAGAGCACAAGCCCCGACGGAAAATTGATAAATATGAAGGTAAATACAATCGGCATCAGCATCATCATTTTGGCTTGCATCGGATCGCCTGGTGCAGGGGACATTTTCTGCTGCAGCAACATGGTTGCCCCCATAATGAGCGTCAGGACCGGGATCCCATAGGGGGCCTCCATAAACGGAATTTTAAATGAAAAACTGAAAAGACGGTCAGGCGCCGACAGGTCGTTGATCCATCCGAAAAACGGTGCATGCCGTAGTTCAACGGACTGGTAAAGCATTCGATAGAGGGCAAAAAATACGGGAAGTTGTATCAACATAGGAAGACAACCGCCCACGGGGTTGACTTTATAAGTCCGGTAAAGCGCCATGGTTTCCTGATTAATCCTAGCCTTGTCGTTTTTATATTTTTCCCGGATTTCCTGCATCAAGGGTTGCAACTTGCGCATGTCGTTCATCGATTTATAGCTTTTGTTCGCCAATGGCCAGAAAAGCAACCGGGTGATGATCGTCAAGATGATAATGGCGATACCGTAGTTTGGAATATAACGGTAGATAAAGTTCATGAACCACAAACACGGCTTGGCGATGATGTCTACCCAACCGAAGTCGATCGCTCGATCCAGATCGTTACCGACGGACTTCAATAGCGAGAGGCTCTTGGGACCCATGAACAAGCTAAAACGCCATTCGTGACCCTCACCGGCGGGAAGGGTCTGGGTTTTTGTAACCATCTGGTTTTCCACTATATTATCATTAACATCCAGAAGCATTCGACCGTCGATGCTCTCTTTGCTCATCACACTGCTGATAAAATAGAGCCGTTCGGTGGCGATCCAACGAAGGCTCCCGCTCACCTCACTGCTTTCTTCAATATCCTTAATTTTCACCTGAGTAAGGCTATTGTTGATCAACCCGCTCGGCCCTACAAAACCATAAGCGCCACTACCTTTGTCGACCACATCATGCAGGGCGATCTGAAGGCCAGTGTTCACCGGCAAACCACTGCCATTGTGAACGGTGACATCCAGACCGATGACGTAGCTTTCCGGAACAAAACGATAGCTCTTATCAATTGAAATCCCATTACCTAGATCGTAGCGGAAAAGTACCGCCTGGGGCGCTTTATCGATCACCACCTGGTCATGAGTGATCTGCGCCTTGTAAATCCCCCTCCTCAGCAGATCAGGGTCATACGCACTTAGTGAGGACAGTACCGTACCCGAGGCAATCTCACGGGCCACCAACTCTTTGTTCGCAGAGTCGGCGGCCACGGTTTCTTTATACTCTTTGAGTACCATGCTCACCACCGCCCCGCCTTTTTCCGACAGTTTCATTCTAAAAAGAGGCGTGTCGACCACGATCGTCCTGGCTGCAACCGACTGATCCTTCGGCTCTGCGGCGGGTGGTAATGCGGGCGGTGCGGTAGTCTGCACGTCCGCTCCTATACCTTGACTTGGTCCAGCCTGAGAAGGTGCGGCCGACTCGGACTCCTGCGCTTCCTCACTTACAGGCACTTGTTGAGTGGGTTTTGGACCGAAGGTAATGCTCCATAGAAAAAAAACGAGGAACGAGAGCCCGATGGCCATTAAAAGACGCTTTTGTTCCATAAAAACTCCTTCAAGTTGATCGGAATAGAATGCAGGACGGCACCTTCGGCCACATCGGCACACAGGCTGTTATTCGCTGGATAAATCGGGTTGGAACGGCAAGGCAAGAGGTCATAATGGCTCGATACACCCTATGGAACCGGGTCATAACCACCGGCACACCACGGGTTACATCGCAACACTCGCTTGAGGGCCATGAGGCTGCCTTTGGCCACACCGTATCTATCAATGGCCGTCATGGCATATTGCGAACATGTCGGTTCGAAGCGACACGACCTCCCCAGAATGGGCGAGAGCACGAGTTGGTACACCCTAATCAACAACTTGGCGGCCGTCACCCCAGGTCGGTGAATCCTCATGGAAATTTGCAATCTTTTTAAAAATTCCTTCGAGAGCTGAAAACAGTAGCTTATTGGTGCCGCCTGCCGCCTCTTTTTTGCCTATTACATGAATATCCCAATGGTTTTTGAGTAGATGGCGGTTTTGACGAAAAAACTCTCTAGTGAGGCGCTTTATT is drawn from Desulfatitalea tepidiphila and contains these coding sequences:
- a CDS encoding aminoacyl-histidine dipeptidase; protein product: MDENTRIVLDYFERINAIPRCSKAEGRIREWLQRWAGQRGLSTKGDAVGNLVIRVPASPGYEMAPCVILQGHMDMVCEKTPDSPHDFTSDPVCSHMEGDWLTADRTTLGADNGIAIAYALALADGEAVKHPPLELLFTVDEETGLNGVKAMAHDLITGKILINLDSEDEGVFTIGCAGGRDITMVLPLQTEPLSKGSQALRVVVGGLRGGHSGIDIHKPRANANKLLARVLDHVLQGTPCRLISFDGGTRHNAIARDATAILACDASAYPSVVRAVEDMAGRIKQEYEDKEPNLYIKAVPESLQTDRGATAEETRRAVDLLLALPHGVAGMSTAIEGLVETSNNLATVQLQNGRMTILSSQRSAVPSRLDEISGRVQAVARLAGAEVIESNPYPPWQPDPGCDLLKRSEAVYRGLYGQAPLIQVIHAGLECAIIGDVYPGIQMISFGPTIRNPHSPSEKLYVPSVAKVWQLLGALLASWDG
- a CDS encoding OadG family protein, encoding MIFDLSRIAANNGWAMAFTGAILVMLGLSILALIISQLHKIIGFFERQAKGLPVEESKPAPVSHADLLNDLEATITLYQSLTAGMGERFDLAQLYRLAKKDQLPHPHLTLRTLRENGLLIAAGDGTFSWKNA
- a CDS encoding sodium ion-translocating decarboxylase subunit beta, which codes for MELALDFLKNTGFAMADWRYLMMILVGILFCYLSIAKKYEPLLLLPIGFGIIIGNIPFFKGFGLGIYEDNSVLHYLYFGVTSGLYPSIVFLGLGAMTDFSSMLARPKLMLLGAAAQMGIYFTLLSALALGFTPQEAASVGIIGGADGPTSIFLTAKLAPHLIGPVAIAAYSYMALIPIIQPPIMRLLTTRRERLIRMPDTERHVSRKELVFFPVVGVLLCCFLAPASIPLLGPFFLGNILKVSGVVDRLAKTASSAVIDTATIFLGFTVGASTQADVFITPKALGIFFLGSIAFSIATASGVLFAKLMNLFLKEKINPLLGAAGVSAVPGSAREVHLTAQKEDPGNYLLMHAMACNASGVIGSAICAGILWSFMMG
- a CDS encoding antibiotic biosynthesis monooxygenase family protein, which translates into the protein MIAKILIKRRFKEGKTPQILSLLNDLRSRAMHQPGYIYGETLSKKGFPLNLIVISTWQSPEHWYEWRDSQERRQLESILELYQTRPTDYEEFLLGFPLSSE
- a CDS encoding rubredoxin-like domain-containing protein produces the protein MKIQLVTEPHSPLSFEVNPMKQWKCTVCGYINKGDTPPETCPVCGADRSLFILLEEAGDIAPAPAEGDASSGVNENSRWRCSVCGYIHTGSSPPEKCPVCGADRSQFVLLPEDPAESEQGEHSSAEENITDDESPKAGGRDPSSFIPERFRDISLKLTELHGHPIAVHIPNGVLPISVMFVFLSLLFGSEALATAAKVNIIMVALTMPIVIVTGMIDWINTFKGRMTEVFRIKMICAGVVTFLSIILAIWWLVDPDLYAQGLFNNFFFFLLHLVDLAAGAIAGWYGGKLVFRTK
- a CDS encoding 50S ribosomal protein L11 methyltransferase, coding for MEIDTVTFQRVGHHIHHLLSQKYLRITPSGLAQALAAYFPDVSRPIFRAILRELVQKGLLTYSSHFSSSYIELGTRCRGPASPGLSLETVSSQHPSRMAANEVTVTDGAAFGQGDHPTTQLAIEAMDWVVDICQNTSPSAIPAVLDIGTGTGILAMVAVRLGLGHAVAIDLDQLACCEAMRNVHSNGLSMRVHVVAGELAAIRPSSFKLIMANLRPPTLVRLMPDMVRHTGPEGYWIITGFRPEEKSRLFSQLPVGFEVVWGAENRGWGAAAIQRRQWGR
- a CDS encoding YkgJ family cysteine cluster protein; translation: MDFEPFFKEYRLLVEKVDDAFRRVQQEYGDCVLCKEACSDCCNALFDLTLIEAVYIKENFDRMFTGDRREQLIERANRADRDICRIKKVAVQALEKGKPEDEILEDMALKRVRCPALDENNLCAIYEVRPITCRLYGIPTEIGGRAHSCGISGFKEGVAYPTVKLDAIYQRLYEISTALAQGVESRYSKLADMLVPLSMALLTDYTEDYLGVKLKDRSTEEK
- the mnmE gene encoding tRNA uridine-5-carboxymethylaminomethyl(34) synthesis GTPase MnmE — protein: MTTFARESEFRNDTIAAIATAEGAGGIGIVRLSGPESYAIARKLFVRSIDSGLTAENEETAIPSHRLVHGFIREPASSRVIDEVLLAAMKAPKTYTREDVVEIHSHGGTLTLTKILDLVLFSGARLAEPGEFTRRAYLNGRIDLSQAEAVADIINARSDGALAIAARQLEGGLRRQIDDLCSLIVEVLTDLEAGIEFPEEVDIDLSKQRTGWIDSLENGIIAPIKHLLETVHRGRLIKEGVRLVIVGRPNVGKSSLMNVLVGKDKAIVTPIPGTTRDTVEETLFIDNHAIHIADTAGLRESDDPIEIIGMRKTRERLDEADLILFVIDAQLPWAPEDLSILQILDLAKTVLVVNKIDLAEENAIPPCPKEMAQIDHVIISAQNGIGLSQLKAVISHRCLQSGEFQVQENIVTSVRHQGLLEVALGATSRATDILKRHDGEELVCLELEEALLALGRITGDRSDERVLDSIFNKFCIGK
- the jag gene encoding RNA-binding cell elongation regulator Jag/EloR, with amino-acid sequence MTDFIEYEGKSVDKALEKASKELDLPLDQLSYDVISYGSTGIFGLVGVKKAKIRVKTSHFKGSLHREAKQKAKDLVKSAFGIEEKTEEAQVVSSVDLDCGKQALQRIVDAISEGATITAEHKNHRIIFKIEGGNSGLLIGKRGQTLEAIQYLIEKIVNKNNDNRLRVLVDVEGYLDTRQSNLKRMATKMAEKAQKINKPVTIGQMNAYDRRIVHLHLKDNQAVRTQSVGDGNYRKLIIFPKRKRHQRSN
- the yidC gene encoding membrane protein insertase YidC codes for the protein MEQKRLLMAIGLSFLVFFLWSITFGPKPTQQVPVSEEAQESESAAPSQAGPSQGIGADVQTTAPPALPPAAEPKDQSVAARTIVVDTPLFRMKLSEKGGAVVSMVLKEYKETVAADSANKELVAREIASGTVLSSLSAYDPDLLRRGIYKAQITHDQVVIDKAPQAVLFRYDLGNGISIDKSYRFVPESYVIGLDVTVHNGSGLPVNTGLQIALHDVVDKGSGAYGFVGPSGLINNSLTQVKIKDIEESSEVSGSLRWIATERLYFISSVMSKESIDGRMLLDVNDNIVENQMVTKTQTLPAGEGHEWRFSLFMGPKSLSLLKSVGNDLDRAIDFGWVDIIAKPCLWFMNFIYRYIPNYGIAIIILTIITRLLFWPLANKSYKSMNDMRKLQPLMQEIREKYKNDKARINQETMALYRTYKVNPVGGCLPMLIQLPVFFALYRMLYQSVELRHAPFFGWINDLSAPDRLFSFSFKIPFMEAPYGIPVLTLIMGATMLLQQKMSPAPGDPMQAKMMMLMPIVFTFIFINFPSGLVLYWLISNLVSISQQYYTMKKVA
- the yidD gene encoding membrane protein insertion efficiency factor YidD, translating into MRIHRPGVTAAKLLIRVYQLVLSPILGRSCRFEPTCSQYAMTAIDRYGVAKGSLMALKRVLRCNPWCAGGYDPVP
- the rnpA gene encoding ribonuclease P protein component, producing MLERSEFLRVGNAGKKTGNRHFIAYFLVNEKERCRIGITVSRKVGNAATRNRIKRLTREFFRQNRHLLKNHWDIHVIGKKEAAGGTNKLLFSALEGIFKKIANFHEDSPTWGDGRQVVD